From the genome of Bactrocera oleae isolate idBacOlea1 chromosome 2, idBacOlea1, whole genome shotgun sequence, one region includes:
- the bond gene encoding very long chain fatty acid elongase 7: MATYMKIFNERISGLSKGVDETVDSWFLMSSPGPVVSIVGLYLLFVLKIGPAYMRDRKPYDLKKVMVIYNAFQVCYSMWMCRTSIRESNVIASILSKRCEIVRNREQNLMLYSGAWYYFFSKIIDLLDTTFFVLRKKQNQVSFLHVYHHTITALFSWGYLKYAPGEQGVIIGILNSGVHIIMYFYYMVAAMGPQYQKYLWWKKYMTTIQLIQFVLISGYMIIVAAKGCNMPRALSFLFLANTIIFLYLFGKFYRNTYNTRKAAAAAAAANGHANGYAKGLTKGSITGRALLAAAGGMGCKPTTNSLLAHGDQMKHLIDVNNNHIKLTKTE; encoded by the exons ATGGCGAcctatatgaaaattttcaatgaacGCATATCCGGTCTTTCGAAGGGTGTTG ATGAAACGGTGGACAGTTGGTTTCTTATGAGCTCACCAGGACCGGTAGTTTCCATTGTTGGACTCTATTTGCTCTTCGTTCTTAAAATTGGACCCGCATATATGCGTGATCGTAAACCATATGATCTTAAGAAAGTCATGGTCATCTACAATGCATTTCAAGTTTGCTACTCCATGTGGATGTGTCGCACG TCAATCAGAGAAAGTAACGTCATCGCCTCGATTCTTTCGAAGAGATGCGAAATCGTACGCAACCGTGAACAGAATTTGATGCTTTACTCCGGCGCCTGGTACTATTTCTTCTCAAAGATCATCGATTTGCTCGACACTACGTTCTTTGTGCTGCGTAAAAAGCAAAATCAGGTTTCTTTCCTGCACGTTTATCATCACACCATCACTGCGCTCTTCTCTTGGGGTTACCTCAAGTATGCGCCTG gTGAGCAAGGTGTCATCATTGGCATACTCAACTCTGGCGTACACATCATTATGTACTTCTATTATATGGTTGCTGCCATGGGTCCGCAATACCAGAAATACCTTTGGTGGAAAAAATACATGACCACCATTCAGCTCATTCAGTTCGTGCTCATCTCGGGCTACATGATCATAGTTGCTGCCAAGGGTTGCAATATGCCACGCGCGCTGTCATTCTTATTTCTCGCCAACACCATAATCTTCTTGTATCTGTTCGGAAAATTCTATCGGAATACATACAACACGCGAaaggcggcagcagcagcagccgcagCGAATGGTCATGCAAATGGCTATGCTAAGGGTCTTACGAAAGGTTCGATCACTGGGCGCGCACTACTCGCCGCTGCCGGTGGCATGGGCTGCAAGCCGACAACAAACTCACTGCTGGCACATGGCGATCAGATGAAGCACTTAATCGATGTGAATAATAATCACATAAAATTGACGAAAACCGAATAG